In Fragaria vesca subsp. vesca linkage group LG5, FraVesHawaii_1.0, whole genome shotgun sequence, the genomic stretch ATTACAATTTTTGGCATATAATAATGTAATTATGTTTGATGAGCAGGGTCTGTGGCTGCGTCTTCTAAAACTGGGACCTACTGATAATCCTCTTTCTTCATTTGAGTATGGAACAATTCTTGGTATGCCTCTTTGAATAATGAACTCTCACATTTCTTACGATGAGGCAAACTTCTGATGTCTAGTTCTTGAAAGTATATCTTGCTTGGACCTTACTATTTTGGCTCTGCAGCTTTAATTGAATCGGATGCAGAGGGGATTGGTGGCAGTGGGTTTGTTGAATGTATAAGGGAGCACATAAATTCGGTATGTTTCTCTTGAAATAATTCATGGTTCTCTCCACCCTCTAGAAGTATCCATAAAACATAATATTAATAGTGGATTTATACGCTCTCAGGGATGGCACTGTCAGTTAACTGAAGAACAATTTATTGCTGTGAAGGAACTGGTACAAATTCTAAGTCAATATTCAAAGGAGTGATCTTATTTGATTTAGGATTAGTAACAGTTTGAGATTGCAACATCAAAAGCCATGGTTATGTTTTAAACTGTTCTTCACTGATTCATCAATTCCTTTTACTAGTGTTGATACTATTTAGTTCAGGAAAAACATATATTGTTCTCATCAATAGTTTAACCGCATGTGGTCTTAAGAGTGTGTGTTTTCTGTTTTGTAGACAAACCATGAGCGCGAGACAAGTGGGCAGAATGATGCTCTGTTTTTGGAAAGTAGGTGCTATTTTTTCTTGACCGATGGGTGGATTCTCATAGTGAACAATTGAGTCTAGTTCGAGGAAATTTTTTTTTTTGTTGAGATGGTCATGTAACATTAAGCAGAGTATGCTCACAGATTTTAATGGTATAGTTACTTTTAAATGGTCATGGTTATAGTTTGTTTGTTTGTTTTTTTTTTTTCACAATATTCAATCATGTTTGAGAAATTGCCAATTGTGCTTTCAATAGTACTGAAGAAAACATTTTATTAGTTTTTACCCATGCTTGTGTTGCTCATTTCGAATGGATCCGGATTCTCTGTTTGGATAGTTGGATTTATGTTGTTTGAATTTGTTTGGATGTCTTGTAACTATTAGATGAAGTAAGGATGACATTACGGTTTTAGATTATACTTAATCTAATGGTTAGAAATCATCCACGTAAATTTAAGCAACATAAATCTAAATAGAGAAGTCAAATTCATTTCGGATAACAGATGGATGAACACGCTACATAAGACGGTACGTAGGCTTGGCAAGCAAGTGTTTGGCTTTTGACAATGACAAACCAAACTTCTCTGTCATGTCCAAGTCTTGGGGTAGCATGCCATTTGGGAGCTCCCAGTTAAAGCAATGCATCAGCTGTGCCAGAACTAGCCTAACTGTGGTTAGCCCTAATTGCATACCCGGACACCCTCTTCGGCCAGTCCCAAATGGGATGAGCTGATAGTCATGTCCCTGAAGGTCTATGTTGCTGTTTGTAAACCTTTCCGGACAGAATTCCTCAACATTTTCCGACCAAACATTGGGATCCCTTGCAATGCTCCAGAAATTCACTATGAGTCGCGATTTCTTCGGTATGTCGTATCCATCGATTGTAATGTCCTTGATGGATTCATGTGGGAGGAGCAAGGGTGCAACTGGGTGTAGTCTGAAGCTCTCCTTGACCACCAGATTCAAGTAATCCAGCTTTGGCAAATCAGATTCTTCTACCCCTCGGTCCATACCAACCACAATTTGGAGCTCTTCTTGGAGTTGCTTCATGATCCTTGGATGCCTCATGAGCTCTGCAAGGCTCCAAATAATCGTTGTAGCAGAAGTATCGAAAGCCGCTGTGATCATGTCAAGTAAGATGGCCTTCACATTTTCTCGATCAAGAAAATGAACTTGCTCATCATTCGGATTCAACGGTTGTTTCGTAAACGAAAGCAACACATCTACAAAGTCCTCATGCTGGCCTTGTTTTCCACCCTCAGTTTCCGCAGCTTGTTCATGATCGTCAATTATCTTGTCCAAGAGTTGATCGACCGTTCTGCTCACTTTCTTCAATCGCTTAGTCAATCCCTGATAATTTTTCAAATTATGAAAGCAAAATTAACATAGAAAATTATATTCAAGGGTACCTAATACACTACTAGTATCCATGCATTTAGGCAATCTAAACTGAGTATGATTAACTGAATACTTTATTTGATACTCCAAGATTTGATCACCATGAAAATGACTACCTTGCTCCCTTCAGCAGGAGGCAACAAATTGAATCAAAACTGTACCCGTCAACAATATAAAATAATATGCAGGAGATATGGCTCACTAAATATATATTACCANNNNNNNNNNNNNNNNNNNNAATAAATATGCCTAGCTGACCCCGAGAAAAGGAAATCTGCCTGAATTGACTAATTGGTTTTTTTTTATAATATGATTGTTTTACCTAGTGGCTAGCAAAATATGACTCTACACTGGTTATTACTGGCCATCTCAGTGATCTCACATTACTTTCACGAACTTAGTTTCCTATGTTTGACTTCTAGATTGTTGATCCTAATGTAGTTTGTAGACACAAAAAAGCTTGAAGATTAGTGGGGATGGTATGAAATTTGTGATAATTTAGTGTTTGATACATGTAAAGGTAGACCAACTCCGATCCGACTCATATATCAAATTATCAATGCAATACAAGAAAATAAAGTGTGCGAATAATATCATCCGATCCTAAAATAAAGTGCATTTGGCCGGAGCTACTATATTGTAGGTTGCATCGGTTCATAAATGAATGATCGAAGAGAAATGCCTATGGGAAAGAGTAGGGATTAGAAGCTAGCAAACCTGAATATCAAATGCACTGAGGGAAGGAATGAAATCAGAAATATTGAAAGCCCCGACCAAGAAGAACATTTCCTCAACGATGGCTTTCAGATCAAACCTATCGTCCCTTTTACATCCCAACACCATCCTATACGTTATGCCCTCATTCATCTCTCCAATCTTCTCACTAACATCCACAACCTCACCTTCCTCTGCAGCTTTCTTCAGCTTTCCCACCAGCCCTCCCAGCTCCTCCTTCCGCAGCGGCGCGAAAGCCTCCAGTTTCGCTGAACAGAAGAGCTGAAGCGTGCAGAGCTTCCTCACATGGCGCCAATAGGGACCATATTCGGAAAAGGCCATGCCCTTTGTGCCGTAGGACAAGTACTCGGAGGCTTGGATTTTTGGCCGGCTGGCGAAGTTAGTGTCATGAGTTTTGAGGAATAACTCGGCGGCTTTTGGGGAGGAGATAACAATGGTAGGAACATTGCCTAGACGAATGGACATGATGTCTCCGTATTGTTTGGCCAAGTTTTGGAGGGTTCGGTGGGGAAGGTTGCCTAGCATGTGGAGGTTTCCGATTATGGGAAGTGGCCGAGGGCCGGGTGGTAGTTTTTGGTGTTTTGATTTTGAGAAGGCAGAGATGAGTGACCAAAGGCATGCGAGGAGAACCAGGAGGATGGCTATCATTGTTGGAGGAGTCATTGTTTCTGGCTTTCTGATCTGTGTGGAGTTGCGAGTTGAGAGGAAATAATGGGGAAGTATGGGTCCTGACCGAAAATTATTCAGCTCACCCGACATCTCCGCTGTCAGTTTGAGCACGTGGACTTGAAAGTTGGGCGTTTGCTGTCTGTTAGGTAGGCGAGTGATGGGGCTAGGGTAAGTGAGTGGATGTGGATCCGCTCCTCAGAAACTCAACTTAATGAATGGTATGAACTGCTATTTTTGCATTCTTCTTTATTAATTTTTCTGCACTAAGGAGGAAGCCACCTTTGTAAATTCAGTTCCTGGTTGCAATAGTAGACAGTTAACTATTGATTAGTAGGGTAGTAGCTCTTTGGCACCTACTTCACATATTCTAGTTGACTTCGTATCTAAAAATGAACAGTTTGATTCTCTTCCTTTCGTCTCAAGCAAAATTTGTTTCATGCCTTCTTTACAATTTTATGTATCACTTTTCTTGCAAGTTTTATATCTAGTTTGAACTTTGAGGTGACTGGAACGGTGAAAGAAAGGAACTTACGAGATTGGGGGTGGTGGGGGTACCTATCGTCCAAGTTATTAGTTCCGTTGAGTAATGTATTGTCAATTATTACACTCTTTTGGATTCTTTCATCTCACCCTGAAATGAATCTATTAGCAGCAGGTCATGACAGTGGGATGATCGTCTTTAAGTTAGAGAGGGAAAGACCAGCCTTTGCCGTCAGTGGTGATTCTCTGTTCTATGCTAAAGACCGCTTTTTGAAGTACTATTGAGTTTTCAACCCAATGAGATACACAAGTTATTCCAATTCGACGGCCTGGTTCTATCACTTTAAATCAAAGCCCAAGGACCCTTTCTTACAGTCCTTCAGAAAATGCCATTCTTGTTTGCTCAGACTTGGACGGGGGATCCTATGAGTTGTATTTCATATACCAAGAGACAGCATTACAAGGGGTGACAGTACTCAAGATGCTAAAAGAGGTGTTGGAGGTTCAGCTGTGTTTGTAGCACGGAATAGGTTTGCTGTGCTTGAGAAAACCAGCAACTCTGTGTTGGTAAAGAATTTGAAGAATGAGGTTGTCAAACAGACTCCCCTTCCTTTTGCTGCTGATGCAATATTTTACGCTGGTACAGGTAATTTGCTGTGCAGGTCAGACGACAGTGTTTATATTTGATCTCCAGCAGAGGACTGTTCTTGGTGAACTTCAAACCCCCTTCATCAAGTATGTTGTTTGGTCTAACGACATGGAAAGTATTGCCTTGCTGAGCAAACATGCCATAATTATTGCTAGCAAGAGGCTTGTGCACCAGTGCACTCTTCATGAGACAATCCGTGTAAAGAGTGGTGGTTGGGATGACAAAGGTGTTTTCATTTATTCAACCCTGAATCATATCACGTATTGTCTACCTAATGGAGATAGTGGAATAATAAGAACCCTTGATGTTCCTATCTACATTACGAAAGTTTCTGGAAATACCATCTTCTGCTTGGATCGGGATGGGAAAAATAAGGCCATAGTTATTGATGCCACAGAAGGATCCGGCTCCTCTAAAGTGAGGAGTCCGTGAAGTTAGTCTAAGTTCATAAAATTCACACTCTTTATCTAATCTAAAGGGTATGAGCAGGACACGTCACTCTTGAATTAATTTAAGCTAACCTATGGTTAACTTTGATAAACTACCGTCAACTACGTAACAAAAAAGAAAAGAAAAGAGGTTTTACGTCTTCTGCTATAACACGTCCAACTGCTATCTTCCTCTCTTGCTTCTAAGTCGATCAATTTGCTGCGCTATACATATGCTCTGTTGCGAATCACTATGACGAACTTGGACTATTGCGAATCACTACATTTGGTATCCGGATACATACTTTCAGAACATATGCTCTATTCCCAGGCATTACTCTTCACCAAGGACTATGGATGATATCGTTCAGTAATTGAAACCTATTTGGCCGATTTTGGAATAGAGTTACTGTGGGATTTGGATCAGTTGCATTTCCTACTGCGTGCTATGAAAGAGGACCATTTGATGTTTCTAAACTTTGAAATCAGCTGTTTGATATTTTTGCATTTGGGACGCACATAACGTGTTTGATGAAATGACAAGCTCAATTTTTGAATATTGACTTCAGATTTTGTTCAAGTTAACATGGAGTATGATTTTGGTATTAATTGACAAAGGCCATAAAGCTGATTTTCATCTGTACTAATTTCATTTTTCATCTGTAGTTTGAGCACTTCTTAGATGTATTATTCTTATTTTGTGTTTTCAAAACTGGAAAACACACATCTAAGCAGGCAAATACTTGTTTGTTTCATCTCACTTTTTGCAAAAGCAAGACCTACTTTATCAACTAAGTTGTTATATAAAAGTTAATGCAATGCATGGTCGACAAAGCTGGAAAATATTGCTCGTAAGGAACTGTGAAAACTGATTCTCTAATTGTAGATATGGACATGAGCAAAAATTGACATGGACATGAGCATCTGTAATTATCAAAACTGATTATCAAACATTATTTCAAATTTAAATAATCCATACAAACATGAGTACATTACTTTCCTCTAGATCCATGAAATTTTTAATAGCAACTAAAAACGATAACAGAGGTACAACCATCATCATCTAATTTCCAGCACATATATAGAAGTTCGCTATGTTTGGTAACCAACTAAACGAGTGGACAATTGTTTCTTCCTCTTGCTTGATGGTGGAGCTCCTTGATCCTATATGACAAGAATGAAAATCGAAAAATTACGTTCAATTGCGTAGATCATAAACATATATAGGACATGTACATACATCAATAATGTTTTTTCTTCACAATATTCAATCATGTTTGAGAAATTGCCAATTGTGCTTTCAATAGTACTGAAGAAAGCATTTTATTAGTTTTTATTCGAATAACAGATGGATGAACAAGCTACATAAGACGGAATGTAGGCTTGGCAAGCAAGTGTTTGGCCATTGACATTGACAAACCAAACTTCTCTGTCATGTCCAAGTCTAGAGGTAGCATGCCATTTGGGAGCTCCCAGTTAAAGCAGTGCACCAGCTGTGCCAGAACTATCCTAACTGTGGTTAGCCCTAATTGCATACCCGGACATCCTCTTCGGCCAGTCCCAAATGGGATGAGCTGATAGTGATGTCCCTGGCGGTATACGTTGATGTTCGTAAACCTTTCCGGACAAAATTCCTCAACATTTTCCGACCAAACATTGGGATCCCTTGCAATGCTCCAGAAATTCACTATGAGTCGCGATTTCTTCGGTACGTCGTATCCATCGATTGTAATGTCCTTGATGGATTCATGTGGGTCGAGCAAGGGTGCAACTGGGTGTAGTCTGAAGCTCTCCTTGACCACCAGATCCAAGTAATCCAGATTTGGCAAATCAGACTCTTCTACCATTCGATCCATACCAACCACAGTTTGGAGCTCTTCTTGGAGTCGCTTCATGATCCTTGGATGCCTCATGAGCTCTGCAAGGCTCCAAATAATTGTTGTAGCAGAAGTATCGAAAGCAGCCGTGATCATGTCAAGTAAGATGGCCTTCACATTTTCTCGATCAAGAAAATGAACTTGCTCATCATTCGGATTCAACAGTTGCTTCGTAAACGAAAGCAACACGTCTACAAAGTCCTCATGCTGGCCTTGTTTTCCACCACCCTTAGTTTCCGCAGCTTGTTCATGATCGTCAATTATCTTGTCCCAGAGTTGATCGGCCGTCTTGCTCACTTTCTTCAATCGCTTTATTCTCTTAGTCAAAATCCTTGATAATTTTTCAAATTATGAAAGCAAACTTAACATAGAAAATTATATTCAAGGCTACCTAATACACTAGTCAAGACTTCAAGTCTCTTCTAATTGAAAATTATATTCTTACTAAAAAAATTTAAAAAAATCAATAAAAATATAATATGCCTAGCTGCCCCGAGAAAAGGAAATCCGCTTGAATTGACAATTTGGTTTTTTATAATATGATTGTTTTACCTAGCAGCTAGCAAAATACGACATTGCACGACTGCACTGGTCACTACTGTCATCTCACATTACTTTCACGAACATAGTTTCCTATGTTTGACTTCTAGATTGTTGTTGATCCTAATGTAGTTCGTTGAGACAAAAAAGCTTGAAGAGGTAGTGGGGATGGTATATATGAATTTGTTGATAATTTAGTGTTTGATACATGTAAAAGTAGATCAACTCCGATCCGATTCATATATCAAATTATCAATGCAATTTAAGAAAATAAGGTGTGAATAACATCATCCTAAAATAAAGTACATTTAGCCGGAGCTACTATGTTGTAGGTTTGCATCGGTTCATAAATGAATGATCGAAGAGAAAGAGTAGGGATTAGCAAACCTGAATATCAAATGCACTGAGGGAAGGAATGAAATCAGAAATATTGAAAGCCCCAACCAAGAAGAATATTTCCTCAACAATGGCTTTCAGATCAAACCTATCGTCCCTTTTACACCCCAACACCATCCTATACGTTATGTCCTCATTCATCTCACCAATCTTCTCACTAACATCCACAACCTCACCTTCCTCTGCTGCTCTCTTCAGCTTTCCCACCAACCCTCCCAGCTCCTCCTTCCGCAGCGGCGCGAAAGTCTCCAGTTTTGCAGGACAGAAGAGCTGAAGCGTGCAGATCTTCCTCACATGGCGCCAATAGGGACCATATTCGGAAAAGGCCATGCCCTTTGTGCAGTAGAAGTACTCGGTGGCTTGGATTTTTGGCCGGCTGGCGAAGTTAGTGTCATGAGTTTTGAGGAATGGCTCGGCGGCTTTTGGGGAGGAGATAACAATGGCAGGAACATTGCCTAGACGAAGGGACATGATATCTCCGTATTGTTTGGCCAAGTTTTGGAGGGTTCGATGGGGAAGGTTGCCTAGCATGTGGAGGTTTCCGATTATGGGAAGTGGTCGAGGGCCGGGTGGTAGTGTTTGGTGTTTTGATTTTGAGGAGGCAGAGATGAGTGACCAGATGCATGCGAGGAGAACCAGGAGGCCGGATTGCTATCATTGTTGGAGGACTCAATGTTGGATCCAAATTTGCCAACCAGCAGCATTATGCTGGTCATAGCACCACCCAACGAGGTGCTGACACCTGTATTGCTTAATCTCTTCACAGAGCAAATTAAATGTTAACCTGATATTTAGAAAAGAAAAAAAAAAAACTCTCTCTCTATACCTCTCTTCTTGTCCCCGCCAGAAACCACCACAGTACCACCCACCCCGCCGGAAACTACCACCCACCCCACTACCTTTAACTATGATCATACCCAAAATTTCCCACCAGCAGTATATTTGAATCTGTTAAGATTCACCAATTTATTTACCAAAACCTTGCAAGAGTCGAAAGCAGCATCTTCCCCATCCCTTCCCTCCTGTAGCACTCCCTCACAAACAAATCCTCCACATAAAACCCAGGCTTGCCCAGAAATGTTGAATAATTCGAAAAAAACAACACAAACCCGGCAACCACAGCGTCGCCAACGCCGGAGCAGAACACGAGCCTCTCGGGGTCTTCAACAGGGGGGTCGAGATTGAGGGTTTTGACAACAGGGTGGTAGTGGGCGTCGTTAGGGAAAAGAGTGGGGCAGGCTTCGAGGACGAAAACGGTGAAGGACTGGAAAGATGGACTGCTGGTGGGAAATTTTGGGTATGATCATAGGTAAAGGTAGTGGGGTGGGTGGTAGTTTCCGGCGGGGTGGGTGGTATTTGTTGATAGTATTTCTCATATTAACCTAGCTGTTATTCTGTTGTAACAGAATTATAATAATGTCCTATAAGAGTGTAACACGTGTCATTAGTACAGCTGTGTTTTTTATTGTCTGTTAGTGCATCAGGATCAGCTTGTATAAATATCAAAACTCTCTCTCTTTTGGAACCTGGATTCATTTTGTGAAATAGAAAGAATTGAGCTCTGTTATTCTCTCTGTTCGTCTCTTATTCTTTTCCTTCAAACCCTAGAAATCAAAGCTTTGCTAGTTTCTGATGCCATGGCTATCATAGTGTCAGAGCTACCATAGATCCTAGACCTGTTATGCTATGCTTCCGCATACTCTACTGATCGTTCTCTTTGTTTCTATGTTCAGATCTAGCTTTGTGCCAAGTTGAGCAAAGTTGAGCTGCGTCTAGAGGTGCTTTCGTCATCAAAGCTTTCTCTAAGGTTTCGGTTCTCTCTTTCAGGTGAATCCTGTTGATTTTTACTGTTGTTGTGAGTAGATCTTGAGTTTTTGGCGTAAATTGGAGTGAAAATTGGAGTATATAGAGATTGTTGTCAAATTTCTGAGTAGATCTTGTGCCTGAGTAAATCTGAGTAAAAAAAAAATAAAAAAAATAGGAGTATATAGAGCTTGCTATCAAAGTGTTTGAGCCTTTGGAGTAAATCGAAGTAAATCTGGGAATATATAGAGCTATTGTTCAATTTTGTGAACAAATCCGAGCAGTTTTCAGTGATTGTTGAATCGTATAGAGCTAGTTTGCACTTTGCTGTGATCTTTTGTAAAATGGTTCAGATTTTTGAGCAATTCTTGCGTACATTGTGTATCTCTTTCAGTGTTATATAAAGATTTGACTATGTTTAGTGGAATGATAAGTTTGTTATACAAAGATTTGACTATGTTCAGTGGAATGATAAGTTGGTAATAGTGCAAGTCAAGAAGATTTTAGATATTACAGTTTCTTGGCTCAGAAGTTTTCTAGGTTTTATCAGTCTGTTCTTGTGATCTTCATTAAGAGAGAAGTGGTAGAACTTGTTGTTTTTTGGAACAAGTAAGCAGTGCAGAGTTAATCATTGGAGGTATAGGTTGAGAAATTCTTTTGTGAGCTCTGTTGGTAATTTTGTATTGTGATCAACAGAAATGGCTTCTCAAACTATCACTCATTCTGATGTTCATTCC encodes the following:
- the LOC101306927 gene encoding cytochrome P450 71A1-like yields the protein MASETSKALISRQSGLLVLLACIWSLISASSKSKHQTLPPGPRPLPIIGNLHMLGNLPHRTLQNLAKQYGDIMSLRLGNVPAIVISSPKAAEPFLKTHDTNFASRPKIQATEYFYCTKGMAFSEYGPYWRHVRKICTLQLFCPAKLETFAPLRKEELGGLVGKLKRAAEEGEVVDVSEKIGEMNEDITYRMVLGCKRDDRFDLKAIVEEIFFLVGAFNISDFIPSLSAFDIQRIKRLKKVSKTADQLWDKIIDDHEQAAETKGGGKQGQHEDFVDVLLSFTKQLLNPNDEQVHFLDRENVKAILLDMITAAFDTSATTIIWSLAELMRHPRIMKRLQEELQTVVGMDRMVEESDLPNLDYLDLVVKESFRLHPVAPLLDPHESIKDITIDGYDVPKKSRLIVNFWSIARDPNVWSENVEEFCPERFTNINVYRQGHHYQLIPFGTGRRGCPGMQLGLTTVRIVLAQLVHCFNWELPNGMLPLDLDMTEKFGLSMSMAKHLLAKPTFRLM
- the LOC101306639 gene encoding cytochrome P450 71A1-like, which produces MTPPTMIAILLVLLACLWSLISAFSKSKHQKLPPGPRPLPIIGNLHMLGNLPHRTLQNLAKQYGDIMSIRLGNVPTIVISSPKAAELFLKTHDTNFASRPKIQASEYLSYGTKGMAFSEYGPYWRHVRKLCTLQLFCSAKLEAFAPLRKEELGGLVGKLKKAAEEGEVVDVSEKIGEMNEGITYRMVLGCKRDDRFDLKAIVEEMFFLVGAFNISDFIPSLSAFDIQGLTKRLKKVSRTVDQLLDKIIDDHEQAAETEGGKQGQHEDFVDVLLSFTKQPLNPNDEQVHFLDRENVKAILLDMITAAFDTSATTIIWSLAELMRHPRIMKQLQEELQIVVGMDRGVEESDLPKLDYLNLVVKESFRLHPVAPLLLPHESIKDITIDGYDIPKKSRLIVNFWSIARDPNVWSENVEEFCPERFTNSNIDLQGHDYQLIPFGTGRRGCPGMQLGLTTVRLVLAQLMHCFNWELPNGMLPQDLDMTEKFGLSLSKAKHLLAKPTYRLM
- the LOC101313893 gene encoding uncharacterized protein LOC101313893 encodes the protein MVLNIKVKLQGLWLRLLKLGPTDNPLSSFEYGTILALIESDAEGIGGSGFVECIREHINSGWHCQLTEEQFIAVKELTNHERETSGQNDALFLESRCYFFLTDGWILIVNN